A window of Rhododendron vialii isolate Sample 1 chromosome 11a, ASM3025357v1 genomic DNA:
CCTAGAGCAtaactgaaaacaaaaaacgaaGGAACTATAATCTACACATAATAAGTTCAAGCTTAGACTTCTTTACTCTTTTAGCACGAACAACAAAGGTAGTTCGATCAATAACCAAGAGGGGGAACCAATACACCCTTGTAAACTGCCATAGGGAAAGGTCAGGGGGTCGATTCATGACAAAATTAAAGATCGATTATTTGTGCCCTGAATGAGGGTTACTTCTATTTTATGTGCAATCCCTAGCTCATCACCTCGGCTGGCAGCGAATGTGTAGGGAAATTGTTTCATAGCACATTGAGAAAGTTTTCTTTGGCGGCTATTGTTTACTTACCTGTGGATAGAAAGAAATGCTAGAGTTCTCAAAGACGTCTCCCAATCCCCctcagtcctttttttttttccaattggcGAAAGAATACAAGTATTATAAGTATAAAGTGATTTGGCGAGGTCCGGTCCGCAGGCATGACTGTTCTGTGGATCTAGATCCATCCTAACCGTTGGAGGTGAGCTCCGTTGGAAAAGCCCGTCTGGAGGGATCAACTGACCTCACGGGGTCAGCTCCGCAGGAGCAGCTAATATGCGGGCTAAGAACCAGCTTGGACATTAGTACTATTTAGTAGTGACAAACACGACATGGCTCGTCCGAGAATCCGCAGGAGCAGCTAATATGCGGGCTAAGAACCAGCTTGGACATTAGTACTATTTAGTAGTGACAAACACGACATGGCTCGTCCGAGAATTACGAGGAGTGCCCAGCACGTGAAGGACTCTCCTTGAGAGGGAAGCGTCAGTTTACCCAAGGATAAGGCCTGCCAGCTACTAGATAAATACGGATCCCATGGGGATCATGATCCAAAACGGTTGAGGGCAACCACGCCAAGCAGGACTCCGCGTTATCTCAATCCAATACCCAGAACCTACGAAAAAGAGTCCAACAGGGATTCAATCTCCCAagaatgcctataaatacaatgGTAAAACGCCAGGAGCAGGAACGCAACCCTAATACTCAAACTCAAACCTCTAGTGCATTTACCGCATTTATCACAAACTCTACTGACCTAGGCATCAAAGGGGTGTCAGCAAGCCACCACACCGATGTCCATATCTATTCTCTGTTTTTGCAGGACCTGACTCGGGTGGACCTCAAACTGATTTCATCAAGTATATAAATTACATCAAACGGAATATAAATTAACAATCATACTAAACCCATTTGAAGGCCCATGAAAGGAACAAATAACTAGACATATAACTTCCATTATGGGGAACAAATAatcaatctattttttttttgccaaagttTGACCACACGACCTTTCCTATGCAAATCTATAAGGGTTGCCAACTGAGCTCGGCTCTTGGGTTATTGATCAAACCAACTGAGCTCGGCTCTTGGGTTATTGATCAAACTATCTGGGCGGGTATCCCTCATGTATCTCTCGCGTATCCTAAACgtatccaaaaataaaaacattttatttaattacAGGATACTTATTAGCCGtatccgatacgtatcggggcGTATCCGATACCTATACGTGACTAGTTTCGGAGTATCTGTACTACATAGCTTCCAGCTTATTCTTAATGTAACTCTCCGTTTGCCGTATCCGATACATATTGGGGCGTATCGGGGGCGTATCCGATACCTGTACATGACTAGTTTCGGAGTATCCGTACTTCATAGCTTCCAGCTTATTCTTAATGTAACTCTCCGTTTTAGAATGAGCCCAGTACTTTTCCATAACTACAATTATGTCGTAAAGTTTCCTAACAAATAAATATTTCTCTTCTGATGTCCAGAACAAAGACTCATCCAAAAGCCACTGAATGTCTATGAACCTAAGAAAACAGAATAGATTTAATGAGAACAGAAAACATGTATTGGTTTTTACTGAACCTCATCCGGAAAAGACTGATGCACAACAACTAAACTATTCAACAACAATAGTATGGACTAAAAATTTATCTGTAAGAAGCAACAAAATAATTAGGAAGCCACCTGAATAACAACTAGGACAAATGGCAACGGTCACATCCGTTACAAAAAAGGTCaaacaaatttattgaaaacacTTCAATGCTATACCAGATAATTGTATGTAACGGTTCAGAATCAATGAGTCACCCAAGACCATTATCCCAAAAATGACTATTTGTCTAACGGATGGAATAATTATTTGGTTTACAACAGAAACATCCCTTTAACCAAACCGTTGAAAATTGTGTTTATTGAAACTATAATTATAAGCCTAAGGAAAATTCCAACTAACTTCCAAAAGCTTTATAATTTGATCCTATATCTGAAGTATAAACTGATGATTTATTATTTGTGCACCCAATGGATTTATCTCTAGAATAAAAAAACATGCTTTCTACAATATCTTATAAATTCTAATGATACTATCCATGAAGCTTGAAAAATCAGTAGATATGGAGTAAGAGTATGCATCAACAAGtcaagaaattcaaaaatttacCACTGACTATCATTTTTGTTTATCAAATACTCTTTAACAgaataatttttgattttggcACGTAAAATCATTGACTCATCATAATCATGTATATACTAAGCAGAAATGAAACCACGCAAACTTTTTCATGCACAGTAGCACAAAAAGATTTGATACTCCAAAACAAACCGTGATTGAGAGAGATGATGCAAAATTCCACATAGTAACAAACCAGGTTTACAACAGTGCTGCCAACATATCATCACCATTTTGCTTTATGATTTTGTTCTTACATAACACGTGCATAGCATAACACAAGTTCCATATACCTGTCAATCCTCCTTCAGTACCCAATATTCTATTAATAGCACTATCAGTGAAGTTTTTAACCAAAACACTGAACGATTAGAGAAACATTAGCAATTGAAACCCTATATTGCTTTTCTTCTCAAAAACATATCTGCTCATTCCTATTACCTTTCGTTTGATAATTTTGCAATTGGGAACAATTCAAATCATCAAATGCTTACCTTGTGTTCGGTGTTTCCAAAAAACCAATGAAACAAGCCAAATCACAAGGGACAAATGTCATCCTCAAAAGTGTCTTCTCTTGTGCTTTCGTTAGTCCAGAACCTTGATGGAACAGAAACGAAATCGTTGCAACTAATATATCTCTTAGTTGATCTATATTTCTCCAAATAGACTTATCCAAATCAGCATCacctaaaaattcaaaagaatttcAGTCAAGTAGTTACAAAAACTACTCTGCAACAAAGTCAACTGGTTAAGAAACAAAGTCAACTGGTTAAGAGAATTAATAAATTACCAATATCCTGCAACAACGTCAACTTAGTCTTGCACGAACCAACAGCTCCAACTAGAATTGAATTTCCAGCAACCAAATTATTGCTAACATGTTTTAAACTATGTATTTGTCTCAAACCATCAATAAAATTCCTAGAGGAAGTGAGAACATTACTTTAATTCCtcgaaaaatacaaaacaagtaaaataaaatacaaaacaagtaaaataaaaagtttaacaAACCTGAAAATTGTCCTAAACCGAGGATTAATATGCTCAAACCAAATGCGTAGCTCCACTTTGGTTTCTTCAAAATTAAACTCTTTCTCAACAGCTTTCCCTTTAGTCTTCCCTTTCGATTCTTCAGCCAAAACATCTTCTGGACTCATTCTTTTGTTGTGTCCCTTAAAGTCCCCAAATTCCTTTTCTAGTCACTCCACAAAATTGAGGTCAATTCTTTCTACCGTCAAAACATAACTGTCAACAAACATTGGTCTTACAACTTTATCGCCTCCACCTATACATGTTTTTAATGCTTTAAAGTACTTCCATGCCTCAAACTTATTTTCACGCTTTAAAAAGTTACTTTCAATGTCCAGATCTGCTCCTAGGTTAGTGACCCCTTGCctaaaagattcaaaatttaGTCCTATTAGCTTATATGTTATATCACATTTACGATCACCTTCCTCAACCTCGTGCTTTCCATTATATCGTATCAACCTTCCCGAACACACTCCCAGAATGCAGGGTGTTGATTATGGGGGGTGTATTCGGGAAGGTTGATACGATATAGTGAAAAATACAAGGTTGAAGTTGATTATGGGGGGTGTATTCGAGAAGGTTGATACGATATAGTGGAAAGCACGAGGTTGAGGAAGGTGATCGTAAATGTGATATAACATATAAGCTGATAggacaaaattttgaatcttttagGCAATGGGTCACTAACCTAAGAGCGGATCTGGACATTGAAAGTAGCTTTTTAAAGCATGAAAATAAGTTTGAAGCATGGAAATACTTTAAAGCATTAAGAACATGTATAGATGAAGGCAATAAAGTTGTAAGACCAATATTCGTTGCATGTTTTGGCAGTAGAAAGAATTGACCTCAATTTGTGGAGTGGCTAGAAAAGGAATTTAGGGACTTTAGGGGACACAACAAAGGAATGATTCCAGAAGATATTTTGGCTAAAGAATCAAAAGGGAAGACAAAGGGAAAGCTGTTGAGAAAGAGTTTAATTCTGAAGAAACCAAAGTGAAGCTACAAATTAAACCCCACTTTAGGACAATTTTCAGGTTTgttaaaactttttattttacttgttttatatttttcgaGGAATTAAAGTAATGTTCTCATTTCCTCTAAGGATTTTATTGATGGTTTGAGACAAATGCATAGTTTAAAACATGTAAGCAAGAATTTGGTTACTGAAAATTCAATTATAGTTGGAGCTGATGGTTCGTGCAAGACTAAATTGACGTTGTTGCAGGATATTGGTAATTTATTAATTCTCTTAACTAGTTGACTTTGTTGCGGATTAGTTTTTGTAACTACTTGACTGatattcttttgtatttttaggTGACCTTAATTTGGATAAGTCTATTTGGAGAAATATAGATCAACTAAGAGATATGTTAGTTGCAGCGATTTCATTTCCGTTCCATCAACGTTCTGGACTCACAAAAGCGCAAGAGAAGACACTTTTGAAGATGACATTTGTCCCTTGTGATTTGGCTTGTTTCATTGGTTTTTTGGAAACACCAGACGCAAGGTAAGCATTTGATGATTTGAATTATTACTAATTgcaaaattatcaaacaaaaaaccTAGAGACGGAAATTTCCACCAAAGGTGAGAGCCCCTGATTCAGGCCCCCAACCAATCGGATGCTCCTTCCACCCGTCCACCAGATcctaagaccaaaaaaaaaaactgttattcACGTAAATTTACGAAGAAACTAAGATGAAGGAAAAAGGCATATGTTCAAACGCCTAAAACTCTGTTTGTACTCTTAATGTGGTACTCTCTTTCATGAGTTTTATTGAATTTCcgtttgaaattcaaaaaaaaggaaaaagtaaaaGGCATTATAACTTCGAGTGTTATATAAAACCTTGAATCTGACAAGATCCCTCATTTGCAACACAGTTTTTTCCTCGTACCCGAACCATCAGGGACGGATGTACATGGGGGCACGCGGGGGCACATGCCCCcacttgaaataaaaaaaaattttaaaaatatttatgtataaattaACATAATTATGAAAGTTTGCTAATTTATaaacatacacatatatatcccaaaaatatacatatagaattaattttatgcctgaatttcatcatatggtgcatttatgCTTGCAATCCTTCTACCACCACACCcattcacacacccacactcacacactcagtgtgtgtgggccccaccctTATTGTGAATGGGGGTGTGTGAAtgggtgtggtgttagaattattgttaTACTTGTTACTTTACAAGttatttgtctatttggaactattctttcttgattctctttatttttaaccatctaggagaaatattttaaaataaagatattaacaaaactagctcgatcattctaaaatttgttgatgtttattcaaaacatactttaaaaattttgtatgaaattttgtgctcatttttagctaatttaacttaaagtatgCTTTATAAAATTTTGTAATTAATAATGCATGCTTTAATTTTGAACGATATAACTatggttgactaaaaaaatgaacttttgcAATTATGATTAACAGGTGCCCCCACTAGGGTACATTCCTGGATCCGTCCCTACAAACCGGTGTGAATTATGGaactgaaaaaacaaataagttgGTCATCTCCATAGACAAAACATATAGATTAAGGACCTCATCTCTGAAAACGTATAGATCAAGGACCTCAAAGTTGGCAAATAGATAACCCTCGGGAGAAGTCATAACTTGCGAtccaaattttgaaagaattggaGCAATTGAGGAAAGAACTTTGCATTTTGGGGAGGATAGAAGAGGAGACACACTGTGAAGAAGAAAAGTCTGGATGAGAAAACTTAATAACCCAACCCTACGTTATACGTAGTGGGAAAATTAGGGTTAGAAACGTAGGGGCTGTTTGGATGGGTATTTTCTCGAAACACGTTGTTGCACTCcttaaatgaaaaaatagtactccgtaaaaaaaaaaaaaaaaacaacaacaaacaaatgAGGTGACCCCTAATAATAATACTAATGGTGCAGTAGTTGAACGGTTCGTATTTTTTCAACAAACAAGGTGAAAACAACGCTTTCTAATCTCTAATACTAATAAATGGTGTAGTAGTTGAACGGTTCGTATTTTTTCAAAACATGTTGCCCTCTtttatttataataaaataGTACTAATAAATAACTACAAACGAGGAGAAAATACTAAGAGTAATGGTGGTGTTGAACGGTTTTTATTTTCCCAAAACACGTTACACTCTTTTTTATAACACATAAAAGGAGAAACGGGTAAAAAGTAAATTCAACGTTCCAAATAGTTAATGGAGGAGTAATAAAGTGCACCTGTCTGTCTGTCCGTCTATCCTCATTTGCTAAACAATTACCTAAGATTGACATGTAAAATTAGTCGAACAATGGTGTTTAAATTCGtattttaaaacacaaaattAGTCAAACTTTTTCTGAGTGATCTTTTCCATGGTTATTTAGGACAGCGGATGCTGTACACCTTGTTTTGGGTCCTGTTCTTGACCTCATAGCGTGATTTGAAGCATTCATTTTTTCCGACTTGTTAAGTACCCAATGCCTACAACAATTCAGATTAATTGAATATTACTATCAATACGAATGAAACCCCATTGTCTTGGAGCTTTTGCCAGACTGTactaaagattaaaaaatttcCAAGATAAACGCGTTTCatttgtatgatttttttgCGAACACTACGGACCTTGTTCATTTATCAGAGACCATGTTCAAGGATTTTGAGAACCTCAAATAAACAAGCTCTAAGTACCCAACGAGCCAAATAAAATAAGAGACTTGaaccatctttttctttttaactggGATGAAACCCAAAACAGACCATGAATAGGCTGCAAGGCCAACTTTTGGCCCCTAGGCAAAGTTATAAAAGTGGACCCGTGTATAATTTTATTCACAAATATTTGTAAGATAAACGTTAAAAACACTCTATTATAAGGTTTACAAAAGCATAATGTTTTCTAGCTTCAATTTATTAGTAGATGTTAGCGGTTTGACATaagaaattttacttttatgaAAGTGGTAACAAAAAGAGCATATTTAAATTTTCTATTGCATTTATATTATCAATCTCAAAATTAGAAAAAGGAATTAAAGGGTTATTTGAGCCTTAGACGGGCGATCCCACTGTTGTCTATGAGCCTCGCTTAGCAATCCTTAACTCGTTCAAATACACATAGCAGATATTATATGAACCGATAACTTTCAGTTGATATTTCTTCCACCGTAATTCTTCTTCCCTTTATACTACTTTCAGCACTTCTGGAAAACATTGAGCCTATCGAAATTAGGTGTGTGCAAAAAATTCGCCAAAACCAACTGAACCCTCACCGACCCATGCCAAAAGCCATGGGTCTCTAACCCGACTctagggttgcaaacgagccAAACTACTCACAAGAGCTCGAGGCTTGACTCGTTAAggcaatgctcggctcagctcgaCTTGTTCCAAATACTACTTGAATGGTGCAGTTGAACGGAAAAAACAACTGAGAACCACTTCTAGTGAGATTGGTTGCTCATCTCCTTCCCTCAGTGGTGACTAAGGTTTGAGTCCCACGAGGGGCGGGGCTTTGGTGGCCAGGCTATGAATAGCCTCTAGACCCTGTGCTAACTCTAACCATCCCCCACTAATCCccgctaatgtatacaatattggaaaaaaaatagaaggaaaaacaaCACTCCAAACCCTAGAATCACAAGATTCAGAACAAAGAAAAGCCCAAGGTTTGAAAAACATTACGTCATAGAAGTCACCCCTCGTGTCTGGATGGTCGTGGACCAgcaaatggatgatcttggcgAAGTAATGCAAGTAGACCACCAGCGCGGTGCCGTGAGCCGTGGCGGACAGCGATCCGACGACCATCAGGACCCAATCGAGGCGATCAACGGACGCGAAAAGCCTGGAGAAGGGGATGGCGGCCGATCTTGTCCCCGTCGACCCACGCACGCGAAAAGCCTGGACAAGATCGGGGGCGGCTCGATCTAATTCCCGTCGTCGATGTCCTCCTCCACCTCGACGGGGACAGGCTTCCTGTGCGTCGACGACTCGGTGATGAGCTGAGTTACGTCTGTGCTTCGCTTGCTGATGAAGCCGACCACGACGACGTCGTTCGCGCGCGAGGGGGTGGGGGTTCTGCAGCTTCTGCTCAAGGCAAACAATACCAATCTATactagttctctctctctctctctctctctctctctctctctacaatggTGGTTGGAGATGGGAACGAAGGGATGATTTGGAGGGTCAAATGGGGCTTTGTTTAGGCTTTGTTTAGAAGTTGTGGAAGGAAaggggagaggagagaaaatcaGTAGAAGGGTAACTAGAAAGTTCTTTCCTTTGTTTCATTCCGGAAAGCAAATGAGGGAAAataagggagaaaaaaaaatttccttgttTAGTTCCAAAAGGAAAATGGATACTAAATTActaattgaggaaaaaaaagaagagtgttttttctttttatcccttAAATTATGTCCATTTTCTCTATTTAGTTCCTAAACTATTAATttgatgattttattttcttaactaTCATATTGTTACCTACTTAGTTTAATAGATAACGGAAGTTAAGAATTTCGACGAAAAATGTCATGTAAGGCCTATTTGGGACCCTATAgaatagatacttgattatgagagtcttagagataaaaattaatttgaccctttaggataaaatgatcaaaaaaataagacattcgCACTGGTTtcaatagattgaaaattggagtacttaattttgtaaccatatattttagtatataaaccttctaaaaaaattaagtgctcgaattttcaatctgtttggaacagtacgaagatcttatttttctgatcatattattagaaagagtcatgattaattttaatCTCTAGGactatcataattaaatatctattttttatttaagaCCCTTTAAAGAAGATACTagattatgagagttttaaaaataaaaattaattataaccttttagtataaaatgatcgaaaaaataagatcttcgtaccgaTTCacacgaattaaaaattagagaacttaatttttaaccatatttttaatatataaatcatctaaatctatataaaaaactcagtctttttttttaaaaaatgtatgtATGTGTTAGTCTCTATAAAATGCCACATAAGATTCTAATATATGaaccttgtaaaaaaattcagtgcttcaattttcaatctatttgaaccggtgcgaagattttatttttttgatcattttatccgaaatagtcataattaatttttatctctaaggctctcataatcaagtatctgctctacaAGGTCCTAAACAGGGCCTTACTTgacattttccatccaaatttctaatttccgttatctattggactaaataggtaacggtatgatagttgaggggatgaaatcatcaaattgatagtttagggaCTAAATAGAGAAGTGGGcatagtttaggggataaaaagaaacaaaactcaaaaaagaatTGTTTCACAGATTTTTGAGCAGTACTGCGACCATCGCATGGATTTCGCGGTGACCGTCCACTGCACATCTATTGGAGCCCACTCcgaaccccacaaaaaatattaaaaaatattcataaa
This region includes:
- the LOC131306495 gene encoding uncharacterized protein LOC131306495, whose translation is MTFVPCDLACFIGFLETPNTRFIDIQWLLDESLFWTSEEKYLFVRKLYDIIVVMEKYWAHSKTESYIKNKLEAMKYGYSETSHVQVSDTPPIRPNMYRIRQTESYIKNKLEAM